The nucleotide window CTCGCGGCCGGTGTTCGCCGACGGCGGCCGGATCGGCGTGGAGTCGTCGCCGACGTTGGCCGAGACTGTCGCCGACGCCGGCGTCGCGGCCGGCGGGTTCAACGCCGCAAACGGCTTCCTGACGAACCACTGGGGGTACGACGCCGGCTTCGACTCCTTCGAGCCGTTCGTCGCCGGCGCGGGGTCGTCGCTGTACGCCCGGTACCTCGCCCGACACCCCACCGTAGAGGCGTGGCTCCAGCTGGCTGCGTCGCCGCTACGCCGACTCGGCGCCCGGCTCCGCGGCGGAGCCGACGACCGTCCGTTCCTCGACGCCTCCCGGATGTTCGACGTGGAACGTGGCGCGACGGGGTTCGTCGACGACACGGACGACCCCTTCTTCCTGTGGGTCCACTACATGGACGCCCACACGCCGTACGTCCCGGCGCCGCGGTACATCCGCGAGGTCTCGGGCGGCACGCTGGGCACCCACCGAATGCTCCACGCTCACACCCGGACGGGGCTCGGCTGGGAGGTGACCGACCGGACGCTCTCCGACCTCCGGACGCTGTACCGTGCGGCCGTCCGTCAGGTGGACGCCAGTCTCGGCCGACTACTCGACCACCTGGAGGCCGCGGGCGTCGCCGACGAGACGGCGGTCGTCGTCGCGGGCGACCACGGCGAGGAGTTCCAAGAGCACGGCCACCTGGCTCACTACCCGAAGCTGTACGACGAGCTGATCCGGGTCCCGTTGCTCGTCGCGCTGCCGGACGGGGAGTCGCGGCGCGTCGACCGTCAGGTCGGACTCGACGACGTGCCGCCGACCGTGGCGAACCTGTTGGGGGTGTCGCCGCCGTCGGCGTGGACCGGCGACTCGTTGCTGCCGGCCGTCCGCGGCGACGGTCCCCCAGCAGACGAGCCGGTCGTCTCCGTCACCGTCCGCGGGGAGACGGTGACGAGCCAGCCCATCCCGCGGTCGTTGTCCGACGGGGAGTTACTCGTGTCCGCCCGCGGCCGCGACTGGACGTACCTCCGCAACGTCGACACGGACGCGGCGGAACTGTACTTCCGTCCGGACGACCCCACACAGCAGGAGAATCTGGCGGACTCGGACCGCCCGGACGCCGCGGCCGCCCGCGAGCGGCTGGCACCGACCGTCCGCGACCACGAGCGGCTACTGCGCGACGGTGACGAGACGGACACGACGACGGTGGAAGACGACGACTTGGGAGCGCGGCTGGACGCGCTGGGCTACCGATAGCTCAGCCGTCGGCGATGATCTCCGAGACGTGCGTGAGCCGGTAGTCGTCCTTCTCGTGACGCTCGATTTCGAGCCGTTCCAGGCTCTCTTCTTCGGCGTCCGTGGCGCTGTAGTCGTCGAACGCCGTGACGATCTGCTCCGTTCGCTCGTCGTCGTCGAGACGAGCACCGACCCGCTCGCCGTCCTCGGTCAGTGAGACATCGCTGCGGCGGTTCCCCATGAACGTCAACGCCGTCTCCTCGGTGAGCAGCCCACGCCGCTTGAGTTCGTCGAACGCCTCCATCAGATCTCTGCTGAACGGTCCGTGATCGTAGATCACGTAGTCGTCGAACGCACCGACACGCTCTGTCGGATGGAGTTCGTCGTCGTCGGGGCGGTAGAACTCTCCGAAGAACCCGAGTTTCATCAGCTTCGTCCGACCGCGGACCGGCCCCGACGACGCCGCGACGAGACGGAGGAGCTGCGACTCCGTTTCGTCAAGGCTGTCCAAGTGACGGTCGTCTGTGCCGGCTTCAGTCATAGGTGGGAATGTGTGCTGGCGAAATAAATATCCGGTGGTGTCTACACTACAGTCTCCTGACGATGTTCTCTGTAGTTTCAAGCGCTCCGAAATTTTTGGGACCGAGCGGTGTTGGGATCGTTCGCACTCTCATCCATCCGTCTACCCAGCCTGGGTGTTCCTTCACCAGCTCCTGGTACCCGCGCACCAGCCTCTCGGCACGCCAAGCGGGCGTATCGCAGATTAACGGGAAGTACATCACCAACACTGAGGGAATCGAGGGCTGTCGTGCATGCCAGCCCTTGTCCACGAACCCATCAACGTAGCCAGATATACCCTGACTGCTCACTGTCCGCTTGATTTCGAGCTTGGCCACAGTGACACTCTGTTTCTCTACGATGATATCCGGCTCCGAGTCTGACCCTCTGCTCTCCGTCTCGCATGACACTTGATTGATATTGTCCGTGAGATGCTGTGAGACAAACGGTACAGTCAGTTCGTCCCCCTCAAACAGCACCCGCTTGAGGTACTGCTCGTCCGTCTCGTACTCGCTGTCTCTTCTTCGCTCACGCAGTCCTCTGTCGAGCAGTCCGTCCATCAAATCCTGCCCCCTCCGCAGGATACTCTGTTTCTCTTCAGTTTGGAGTTGGCTCTCTATCCAAATTTGATTGTAGCTCAGACAACTGAGAGCGAACAACTCTTCCCTATCTTCCTCCGGTAGCCTCCGGAACAGGTTCCACCAACTGTCTCCCGCCACTGTAAGAGGAACAAGATCTTATCTATGTATATATTTTGATGTTCTATCTGCATCTAACTAGGCCGGAGGAACACCGACGCGTCGCTACCGACTCCGATCAGTGTAAAAACGGGAACCGGACGACAGCCGCGCCGGATCAGATGACGCGGTTCTGGAGGTAGTCCAGGTGCTTGGCGTTGTAGACGATCCGCACGTCGTCGGCAGCCGGGGACCCGATACAGGTCAGCCGGACGTTCTTCTCCTGGACCTCCTCGTCGGAGAGGATCTGCTGCATGTCCATGTCGATGTCACCCTCCTTGACGATGGCGGCGCAGTTGGCGCACGCGCCGGCACGACACGAGAACGGCCAGTCGTACCCCTGGGCCTCGGCGGCCTCCAGGATGTACTCGCCCTGGTTCACGTCCAGAGAGCCGTAGTCTTCGCCGTCGAGACCGGCCTCGTCGGCCTTCTCGAACAGGTCGTCGTCGTCCATCGACCAGCCGTGGTCGTCCAGCACTTCGTAGTTGAGGTACTCGACAGTGGGCATCAAGTGTCGGTAGTGCCCGAGCACAATTAGGTGTTGCTATCCGACTCTGTGAGAATCCTCTCCACGGCGTCCGTGTCGCCGGAACACGGTCAGATCGGGACGAACTGGAACAACGCCCAGGAGGCCGCGAACGACAACGACGGCGTGAGGATCCAGAAGAAGATGACGCGGCCGGTCGTCCCGGGGTCGAACAGGTCCTCGGCGAGCAGGTCGTCGTCCTCCTCACCGAGCCCCGGCACCTCACCGGCGTCGTCCGTCTCGCCGCCACCCCCGCCGGCGGGCGCCGTCTCGGCGGCCAACGCGTCGACAGACACCTCCGGGGCGTCGCCGCGGACGGCGTCACCGATCGTCGTCGTCCGAGTCGCACGTCCCCAGCCCAGGCCGACGATACTCATCGTCGCCGAGACGGCCAGCGACGCCGGCACGTCGATCCACGAGAGGAAGGCGATGAGGCTCGCGGAGACGACCTCCACGATCAGCGCCGCCAGGATCGGCAGGTCGGTGAGGTCGTTGCCGACGGTGTCCAGCGTCCGGCGGGCGATAGTGAACGCGCCCAGGCCGATAGCGCCACACGCCACCAGGATGCCGAGGTCCGTCGAGAGATTCGCCTCCGGCGACCCGACCAACGGTCCGACGGCGTTGGCGGCGTTCGACGCGCCGGCGGAGAAGGCCATGTAACAGGCGACGACGACGACCGCGACCGTGCCGACGAACTCCTCGCGGCTCGTCCCGTCGGCCAGCCCGACGGACAGCCCGTCGCGTTCGAGGACGGGGCCGGAGGAACGGTCGATCCGAAAGTTGGCGTCGAGATACGGGTAGAGGTAACGGCCGACGACGGCACAGATCCAGAAGGCGAGCACGGGGGAGACGAGCCACCAGCCGACGATCCGGGCCATCTCCGGCTCCTGGAGCGTGCCGGTAGCGACCCCCAACCCCGCGATGGCGCCGACGGCAGTCATCGACGTGGACGCGGGCACGCCGAACGTGTTGGAGACGAGCAACGCCAACCCGACGAACAGGAGGATGATCACGCTGACGAGTAGGGTGAACTCCGAGGAGGGGACGATAGCGCCCCCGAGGGTGTCGATGACGCCGCGGCCGGCCGTCGCCGCCCCCAGGAGCGCGAACACGGACATCAGGAGGGCGGCCGCGAGCTTCGACACCAGCCCGCTGCCGACCGCCGGTCCGAACGCGACGCCCGTGGAGGACCCGCCGATGTTGAACCCGACGAACACTGCGACCGCGAGCCCGACGACGAGCAGGAGGCTGACCACAGTGGGCGTACCCCCGCGACGACGTATAAATCGACGGGTGTCGCCGCAACCCACTGGCGGCGAGACCGAGCGACACCGTTTAGCTGTTCCACAGCCTATCGTTACGTATGGACTGGCAGACAGACTGGGGCCTCCGCGGACGGATGGTCGTGGTCGTCGTACTACTCGCCGCGCTGTACGCCGGGTTCCTCGGCGCGATGTCGCTGTACGGCGTCGGCATGTTCGGCATGATCCTCGTGATGGGGCTGCTGATGGGTGGGCAGCTCCTGTTCAGCGACCGGCTCGCTCTCTACTCGATGGGCGCACACGAGGTGTCCGAACAGGAGTACCCGGAGCTCCACCGGAAGGTGACTCGACTGAGCCAACAGGCGGACCTCCCGAAGCCGACGCTGGCGGTCGCCGACAGCCGCACCCCGAACGCGTTCGCGGCCGGCCGGTCGACGAAGAACGCCACCGTCTGCGTGACGACCGGGCTGCTCCGGACGCTGGACGACGACGAACTGGAGGGTGTGCTCGCCCACGAGCTCGCCCACGTGAAGAACCGAGACGTGGCGATCATGACGATCGCCTCGTTCCTCTCGACGCTGGCGTTCATGGTCGTCCGGTGGGGGTGGCTGTTCGCCGGCGGCGACGAACAGGAGGGTGGCGGCGGCGTGATCGTCGCCGTGGTCGCCTCCTTCGTCGTCTGGGTGCTGTCGTTCGTCCTGATCCGGGCGCTCTCGCGGTACAGAGAGTTCGCCGCGGACCGGGGTGGGGCGGCAATCACCGGCAAGCCGGGTGCGCTCGCGTCCGCGCTGATGACGATCGACGGCAGGATGGACAAGGTGCCCGACGACGACCTCCGGGGACAGGCGGAGATGAACGCGTTCTTCGTCATCCCGATCAAGAGCGGCACGATCGGCAAGCTGTTCTCCACGCACCCGGACACGGAGACCCGCATCGAGCGGCTCCGTGACCTGGAGAAGGAGATGGAGACGCGCTGATCGCCTCACACCTGCGAACGAGCCGGTCTTCGCCTCGTCGAGTCCGAGCCGCTCGGCGGTGACCCACTCGACGGCCGACAGTTTCTGTCGCCGCGCCCACGCGCCGGCGGCCGCACCGAGACACGTCGTCAGAGTCGTCACCAGGGGGCTGGCGACCAGACTGAATCCGAGACCCACCTCGACAGGGCCGATGTCGTCTCTGCGCCGAGCACTGTCGCAGTGTTCTCCGCGAAGACGAGTCACCGAACCCTCGATGCCGCGCCGGCCCTCGTCTACACCCCGACCGTCTCCGCGTCGACCGACCCGCCGGGCGAGGCAACGGCGGCGCCGGTCAGTCCGGCCCGTTCCCGACGAGTTACCTCCCGTCGGTGTCGAGAACGTGTGTGAACGACACCGAACCCGACGAGACCGAGCAGACGAGCAGCGACGAGACCGGCGACGCCACGGGGTTCCGCGACCGCGTCGGCACGACCGGCGAGCGACCGGAGACGGACGACGACCTCTACGGGATGACCTGGGAGGCGGCGGGCGACGCGTTCCTGACGGCGGACGCGGCCGTTCTCCCGACCGGCAGCGTCGAACAACACGCCACCCACCTCCCGATGTCGGTGGACAGCCTCCGGGCGGACCACCTCTCGGCGGAGCTGGTCGACGCTGCGAGCGAGGTGGGTCTCCGGCTCGTCCGGCTCCCGGTGTTCTCGTACGGCTACTCGGAGCATCATGTAAGCTAACCCACATTTAAGCGAGTGGGCTTTCAGCGTGGACTCCCGTTCTGGCCGAGCCATCGACAGGCGAGTAGTCGCCGTTCACGTTCAACGTCCCGCTGTTCAAGCGCACGCCTACGGGTGCGCCTCCGTCGCTCTCAGTTTGAGTGCCACGGAGATACCGCAAACCGATGTTCTTTGCTGCGTTGTAGTCCGCGTCGTTCTGGTACTCACAGTTCAAACACTCGAACTGCGCTCCCTCCCGGTTGTCAGGGTGAGTGAACCCACACTCGGAACACCGTCGTGACGTGTTCTTCGGGTTCACTTGTTCGACACGCAGCCCGTACGCTTCGGCTTTGTACTCGACGTACTCGTACAGTCGGTCGAACGCCCACTTGTGGCCCCACGACGCCCCTGTCCGCTCTCGGATGTCGGTCAGGTCCTCGAAGGCAATCACCGTACAGCCGTTCTCACGAGCCTCTGCGACCAGTTCGTTGCTGATACCGTGGAGCGTCTGTGTGAACCGACCCTCCTCTCTGCGTCCGACTGACTGGATATTCCCGTGCGCCCATCGCGTTCCGCACTCTTGGAGGTCACCCCGGCGCTTCTCGTACTCTCTGCGCCAGTGGTCGAACTCGTCTCCACTCCAGAACGTGCCTGTTGAACTGACGGCAAGGGTGTCCACGCCGAGGTCAACCCCGAGAACCGTTCCGTTCCCGGGTGTTGCCTCTGCCGACGTGTCGATCTCCACGTCTGCTGTGCAACAGACGTGAAGTTGCCACTCGCCGTGTTGTCGGTGGAGTTCCGCGCTGGTGATGGCGTAATCGTCGTCAAACAGGTACTTCTGGTGTGGCGTGTCCGTCGCGTTCTCGGGCAACACGTAGTCGGCCTCGATTCGCCCGTCGACTGTGGCGAGGCTCACGTACTCGTCGTGGAAGGTGGCCGTTCTGGACTCGTAGACGAGGTCCGGACTACTGAACTGTGGTTTCGAGGCCTTCTTTCCCTGTTTCCAGCGTTCGACAACGCCTTTGCACGCTTCGGCAGCCTAGTTGCGGGCCGATTGGACGTGGTTCGAGTGGAGGTCAGTAGCCTCCCGAACCTCACGGTAGGTTTCGTCGTTGAGGGTGGCCTCACTGGTCGTGACGTATTCGCCGCGGAAAGCGTGGTCGGTGACGTACTGTGCTGCCCAGAGGAATTGGTCGACGGTGCCTTCCAGAAGTGCAGCATCTCGACTGTCCACGTCGAGCGTGACTGGGACAGTCCGTCGCACTTCCATATACAGTTTAGATAGTCACTCATTTGTATATGTTTGGGGTCGGTCTGTCGGTGTATGGTGGTTGGGTTCTCCCGTGTGTCGGGCTCCTCCCACCTCTGAAGGGGTGGGTTTCCGCCTCGTTCAGCTATGAACTTCCCCGGGACGGTGACGCTGTCACAGGACACGTACCGCGACGCGATCGTCGATGTCGGCGCGTCGCTGGCCGAACACGGCGCCGAGCGACTGATCCTCCTCAACTGTCACGGCGGCAACCGGGAGCCGTTGTCGCTGGCCGTCGACCGACTCGGCCGCGACCACGACCTGACGACCCACCTCGTCCACTGGACGGACTTCGCCCGCGACCGGCTGGAGGCGGCGTTCGGCGACGACTGGGGCCACGCCGGTGAACACGAGACGAGCGTGGTCGAGCTGTTCCGGCCGGATCTCGTCCGCGAGACGGAGAAACGCCCCCAACAGACCCGGGAGTTCCCCGAGACGACGACCTACCGGTACTTCGACGACGTGACCGAACAGGGTGGGCTGGGCGACCCGACCGCGAGCGACCCGGCGTTGCTGTCGGAGATCGTCCCCGAGACCACCCGCGAGATCCTCTCGAAGCTACGGGCAGACGTCGAAGACGGGTGGTGACGGCGGCTGCGAGCCGCTGAAATCCCCTGTGACGGGCGAAAGGATGAATAACACTCTGTCCACTGGTACGATGCAGTCATGAGTACAGAGCCGGCGGGCAACGGGGACGATCGCGGGGCAGACCACGTCACCGAGACGGAGGTGGTCGTCGTCGGCGGCGGGTCGACCGGAACCGGGATCGTCCGCGACCTGGCCTTACGAGGCGTCGAGACCACGCTGGTCGAACAGGGGAACCTCACACACGGCACGACCGGCCGGATGCACGGGCTGCTCCACAGCGGCGGTCGGTACGCCGTCGCCGACCAAGCCAGCGCCCGGGAGTGTATGGAGGAGAACCGCGTCCTCCGGGAGATCGCCACCCACTGTGTCGAGGAGACCGGCGGGATGTTCGTCAAACGGCCGGAGGACGACGAGTCGTACTTCCAGGAGAAGCTGGAGGGCTGTCGCACCTGCGACATCCCCGCGGAGGTGATCTCCGGCGAGGAGGCGCGTCGCCGGGAGCCGTACCTCGCGCGCGACGTAGAGAAGGCGATCGTCGTGCCGGACGCAGCGGTCGATCCGTTCCGACTGTGTGTGTCGAACGCGGCCGACGCGGAGGAACACGGCGCCCGCGTCGCCACCCACGCGACGGTGACGGACCTCCTCGTTGAGGACGGCGCCGTCGGTGGTGTGGTGATCGAACACGGCGACGGCGCGGGCAAACGCCGGGACACGCCCGGCAACGCCGGTGTCGGTCCGGGTGCGACGGAGGTGATCCACGCGGACCACGTCGTCAACGCTGCGGGGGCGTGGTCGGGCCAGATTGCCGACATGGCCGGTCTGGACGTGGCCGTCCGGCCGTCGAAGGGCGTGATGACGGTGATGAACGTCCGGCAGGTGGACACGGTGATCAACCGTTGCCGGCCGAAGGGTGACGCGGACATCGTCGTCCCCCACGAGACGGCCTGTATTCTCGGAACCACAGACGAGGAGGTGGACGATCCGGCGGAGTACCCGGAAGAACAGTGGGAGGTGGACCTGATGATCGAGACGCTGTCGGAACTCGTCCCGGCGCTCCAGGACGCCCGGACGCTCCGGTCGTTCTGGGGGGTGCGGCCCCTCTACGAGCCGCCGGAGACGGGGACGGACGACCCGACGGACATCACTCGGGACTACTTCCTGTTGGACCACGACGACCGGGACGGCGTCGGCGGGCTGACGACCGTCGTCGGCGGGAAGCTCACCACCTACCGGATGATGGCGGAGTCGGTGACAGACCACGTCTGTGACCTGTTGGGCGTGGACGCGGACTGTGTGACGGCCGACCGGCCGTTGCCCGGCTCCGAGGGAGCGGCCGGTCGCGACCGGGTCCGGGAGTACCAGGAGGCGTTCGGGCTGCGGTCGCCGGTCGCCCGACGGTCGACAGACCGGCTGGGCTCCCGGACGGAGGAGGTGCTGTCGTCGGTCGACCCGAACCCGGTCGTCTGCGAGTGTGAGGGTGTCACCCGGGCGGAGGTGCAGGACGCGATCGACGGCGCCGGCGCGGACCCGAACGCGATCAGGCTGCGCACCCGGGCCTCGATGGGCAACTGTCAGGGCTGTTTCTGCGCTCACCGGATCGCAGACGAA belongs to Halobaculum sp. MBLA0143 and includes:
- a CDS encoding sulfatase → MAQDTGVSNVLFVTVDSLRADAVGAYADDSHTPVLDELAARGTVFERAFATGNWTPFSFPSLLASRPVFADGGRIGVESSPTLAETVADAGVAAGGFNAANGFLTNHWGYDAGFDSFEPFVAGAGSSLYARYLARHPTVEAWLQLAASPLRRLGARLRGGADDRPFLDASRMFDVERGATGFVDDTDDPFFLWVHYMDAHTPYVPAPRYIREVSGGTLGTHRMLHAHTRTGLGWEVTDRTLSDLRTLYRAAVRQVDASLGRLLDHLEAAGVADETAVVVAGDHGEEFQEHGHLAHYPKLYDELIRVPLLVALPDGESRRVDRQVGLDDVPPTVANLLGVSPPSAWTGDSLLPAVRGDGPPADEPVVSVTVRGETVTSQPIPRSLSDGELLVSARGRDWTYLRNVDTDAAELYFRPDDPTQQENLADSDRPDAAAARERLAPTVRDHERLLRDGDETDTTTVEDDDLGARLDALGYR
- the fer gene encoding ferredoxin Fer; translated protein: MPTVEYLNYEVLDDHGWSMDDDDLFEKADEAGLDGEDYGSLDVNQGEYILEAAEAQGYDWPFSCRAGACANCAAIVKEGDIDMDMQQILSDEEVQEKNVRLTCIGSPAADDVRIVYNAKHLDYLQNRVI
- a CDS encoding anion permease; amino-acid sequence: MVSLLLVVGLAVAVFVGFNIGGSSTGVAFGPAVGSGLVSKLAAALLMSVFALLGAATAGRGVIDTLGGAIVPSSEFTLLVSVIILLFVGLALLVSNTFGVPASTSMTAVGAIAGLGVATGTLQEPEMARIVGWWLVSPVLAFWICAVVGRYLYPYLDANFRIDRSSGPVLERDGLSVGLADGTSREEFVGTVAVVVVACYMAFSAGASNAANAVGPLVGSPEANLSTDLGILVACGAIGLGAFTIARRTLDTVGNDLTDLPILAALIVEVVSASLIAFLSWIDVPASLAVSATMSIVGLGWGRATRTTTIGDAVRGDAPEVSVDALAAETAPAGGGGGETDDAGEVPGLGEEDDDLLAEDLFDPGTTGRVIFFWILTPSLSFAASWALFQFVPI
- the htpX gene encoding zinc metalloprotease HtpX gives rise to the protein MDWQTDWGLRGRMVVVVVLLAALYAGFLGAMSLYGVGMFGMILVMGLLMGGQLLFSDRLALYSMGAHEVSEQEYPELHRKVTRLSQQADLPKPTLAVADSRTPNAFAAGRSTKNATVCVTTGLLRTLDDDELEGVLAHELAHVKNRDVAIMTIASFLSTLAFMVVRWGWLFAGGDEQEGGGGVIVAVVASFVVWVLSFVLIRALSRYREFAADRGGAAITGKPGALASALMTIDGRMDKVPDDDLRGQAEMNAFFVIPIKSGTIGKLFSTHPDTETRIERLRDLEKEMETR
- a CDS encoding creatininase family protein; translated protein: MNDTEPDETEQTSSDETGDATGFRDRVGTTGERPETDDDLYGMTWEAAGDAFLTADAAVLPTGSVEQHATHLPMSVDSLRADHLSAELVDAASEVGLRLVRLPVFSYGYSEHHVS
- a CDS encoding creatininase family protein, whose amino-acid sequence is MNFPGTVTLSQDTYRDAIVDVGASLAEHGAERLILLNCHGGNREPLSLAVDRLGRDHDLTTHLVHWTDFARDRLEAAFGDDWGHAGEHETSVVELFRPDLVRETEKRPQQTREFPETTTYRYFDDVTEQGGLGDPTASDPALLSEIVPETTREILSKLRADVEDGW
- the glpA gene encoding anaerobic glycerol-3-phosphate dehydrogenase subunit GlpA; this translates as MSTEPAGNGDDRGADHVTETEVVVVGGGSTGTGIVRDLALRGVETTLVEQGNLTHGTTGRMHGLLHSGGRYAVADQASARECMEENRVLREIATHCVEETGGMFVKRPEDDESYFQEKLEGCRTCDIPAEVISGEEARRREPYLARDVEKAIVVPDAAVDPFRLCVSNAADAEEHGARVATHATVTDLLVEDGAVGGVVIEHGDGAGKRRDTPGNAGVGPGATEVIHADHVVNAAGAWSGQIADMAGLDVAVRPSKGVMTVMNVRQVDTVINRCRPKGDADIVVPHETACILGTTDEEVDDPAEYPEEQWEVDLMIETLSELVPALQDARTLRSFWGVRPLYEPPETGTDDPTDITRDYFLLDHDDRDGVGGLTTVVGGKLTTYRMMAESVTDHVCDLLGVDADCVTADRPLPGSEGAAGRDRVREYQEAFGLRSPVARRSTDRLGSRTEEVLSSVDPNPVVCECEGVTRAEVQDAIDGAGADPNAIRLRTRASMGNCQGCFCAHRIADELYEPFDAATTRGALSELYRERWKGQRHALWGQQLSQAALSHMLHATTMNRDHGPDGGGEPDTGIDFDAFDDGTGDPATSSGETSVATDGGRSGDQ